One segment of Pseudoalteromonas rubra DNA contains the following:
- a CDS encoding PrnB family protein: MTTLTQAFDHWIRSDFVTLNDTLEAAYWQQQDKANVVGVEDQIKQQLLNEGQQHIQALLAEGNTDEGFDNAFDLLGNVGLYMAACRRHELTEPSREHYSPLKEASALAMHIGASIGVTPRFATAHLTTHNRAVDGVYKRFTSHPAEQLFIDYNTRAILAYKRAAECLLKIQPLGISHPMTPVLLAQVKEGLLDVIRSNQCLFEQLDTDAFFYVVRPYYKPYRVGKEVYRGANAGDFAGINVIDMLLGLCQANDVNYAQMLVDKFLYMMPEDQATLRECMRLPNLMDAFVAAGSQHHTSGWYQEAVSAFVQVCKLHGDTAIQHHNQLVEKYIAQPSGDMNTQHLDKVTASGPPLPVLLNQLALLRDKRAAAKREDVFTRFDDLNTLRRSIAKDTQ, encoded by the coding sequence ATGACTACGCTGACACAGGCATTTGATCACTGGATCCGCAGTGATTTTGTTACGCTCAACGACACGCTGGAGGCTGCATACTGGCAGCAGCAGGATAAGGCGAATGTTGTGGGTGTAGAAGACCAGATAAAACAACAACTATTAAACGAAGGTCAGCAACACATCCAGGCCTTGCTGGCAGAGGGCAATACCGATGAAGGCTTCGATAATGCGTTCGATCTGCTTGGCAATGTTGGCCTGTACATGGCGGCATGTCGTCGTCATGAACTGACCGAGCCCAGCCGGGAGCACTATTCACCACTCAAGGAAGCCTCTGCGCTGGCCATGCACATTGGTGCGTCGATTGGCGTGACCCCTCGCTTTGCTACAGCGCACCTGACCACACATAATCGTGCAGTTGATGGGGTGTATAAACGCTTTACCAGTCATCCGGCTGAGCAGCTATTCATTGATTACAATACCCGTGCTATTTTGGCTTATAAACGTGCCGCAGAGTGTTTGTTAAAGATCCAGCCGCTGGGTATTTCGCACCCCATGACGCCAGTGCTGCTGGCCCAGGTCAAAGAAGGCCTGTTAGATGTGATCCGCTCTAATCAGTGTTTGTTTGAGCAGCTGGATACCGATGCTTTCTTTTACGTGGTGCGGCCTTATTACAAACCTTACCGGGTGGGTAAGGAGGTGTATCGCGGCGCTAATGCCGGGGACTTCGCCGGGATCAATGTCATCGATATGCTGCTGGGGTTATGTCAGGCCAATGATGTAAATTACGCTCAGATGCTGGTGGATAAGTTCCTGTATATGATGCCCGAGGATCAGGCCACTTTGCGCGAATGTATGCGCTTGCCCAATCTGATGGATGCGTTTGTGGCAGCAGGGTCGCAGCATCACACCAGTGGCTGGTATCAGGAGGCGGTGAGTGCTTTTGTACAAGTGTGCAAACTACATGGCGATACCGCTATTCAGCATCATAATCAGCTGGTAGAAAAATACATTGCACAGCCTTCGGGCGATATGAATACGCAGCATCTGGACAAAGTCACCGCCAGTGGGCCACCTTTACCTGTGTTGCTGAACCAACTGGCTTTATTGCGAGACAAACGGGCGGCGGCAAAACGTGAAGATGTCTTTACCCGCTTTGATGATTTAAATACGCTGCGTCGCAGCATAGCAAAGGACACACAATGA